The following proteins are co-located in the Pyricularia oryzae 70-15 chromosome 1, whole genome shotgun sequence genome:
- a CDS encoding acetate kinase — translation MAVILSVNAGSSSVKVSVYEVAASGQPPKPIAEIQMSGLTAPPTKLTFKKRNDSDGKDEKLQDGQEVKDADSQITAFKRILDVLFDSRELPQLGQRSDIDFIAHRIVHGGDASRTEKVGRKTLERLDALSELAPLHNKPSLGIVKACMDMDGLEDAINVACFDTQFHASIPRHIHTYPIDQARARKNGLRKYGFHGISYSFITRAAAEHLGKPVEETSLIALHLGSGASACAIQKGRSRDTSMGLTPVAGLPGATRSGSVDPSLVFHYASDVGRLSPNSTRDLHISRAEEILNKESGWKALAGTTDFGEIAAAAEGDSGRDSLAFDLFVDRVCGFIGQYYVSLGGDVDALVFAGGIGEKSALLRKKVVEQCRCLGFRLAADGDDAAIVDNDERIVSEVGARDAKHRVLVCRTDEQFEMARMCAEDEELWGES, via the coding sequence ATGGCAGTTATACTATCGGTCAACGCCGGCTCATCCTCGGTCAAGGTCTCGGTGTACGAGGTAGCAGCATCTGGGCAGCCTCCGAAGCCCATCGCCGAGATCCAAATGAGCGGGCTGACAGCACCGCCCACAAAACTCACGTTTAAGAAGAGAAACGACAGCGACGGGAAAGACGAAAAGTTGCAGGATGGCCAAGAGGTCAAGGACGCCGACTCGCAGATAACTGCGTTCAAACGCATCTTGGATGTGTTGTTCGACTCTCGCGAACTGCCACAACTGGGACAAAGGTCAGACATTGACTTTATCGCGCACAGAATCGTTCACGGCGGCGATGCATCACGCACCGAAAAGGTCGGGCGGAAGACCCTGGAGCGACTGGACGCGCTCAGCGAGCTCGCACCGCTCCACAACAAACCATCGCTGGGCATCGTCAAGGCATGCATGGACATGGACGGGCTGGAAGACGCCATCAACGTGGCCTGCTTTGACACACAGTTTCACGCCTCCATTCCACGCCACATCCACACGTACCCGATCGACCAGGCACGTGCGCGAAAGAACGGACTCCGCAAGTACGGATTTCACGGAATCAGCTACTCGTTCATCACGAGGGCAGCTGCGGAGCACCTAGGCAAGCCTGTCGAGGAGACGAGCCTGATTGCGCTGCACCTGGGGTCCGGGGCGAGCGCGTGCGCGATACAGAAGGGGAGGAGCCGCGACACGAGCATGGGCCTCACGCCCGTGGCTGGCCTGCCCGGCGCGACGAGGAGCGGCAGCGTGGACCCGAGCCTCGTGTTCCACTACGCCAGCGATGTGGGCAGGCTATCGCCCAATTCGACGCGCGACCTGCATATCTCACGCGCCGAAGAGATACTCAACAAGGAATCCGGGTGGAAAGCGCTGGCTGGCACGACGGACTTTGGGGAgatagccgccgccgccgaaggGGACTCTGGTCGGGACAGCCTCGCATTTGACCTCTTTGTCGATCGCGTCTGCGGATTCATCGGGCAGTACTATGTTAGCCTGGGCGGCGATGTCGACGCGCTCGTCTTTGCGGGAGGCATTGGCGAAAAGAGCGCGCTGCTGAGGAAGAAGGTGGTGGAGCAGTGTCGATGCCTTGGATTTCGCCTTGCCGCCGATGGAGACGACGCTGCGATCGTCGATAATGACGAGAGGATCGTGAGCGAAGTCGGTGCGAGGGATGCAAAGCACAGGGTCCTCGTTTGTCGGACGGACGAGCAGTTCGAGATGGCGCGGATGTGTGCCGAGGATGAAGAATTATGGGGTGAATCATGA